One part of the Neodiprion virginianus isolate iyNeoVirg1 chromosome 3, iyNeoVirg1.1, whole genome shotgun sequence genome encodes these proteins:
- the LOC124301042 gene encoding DNA-directed RNA polymerase III subunit RPC7-like, translating into MANRGRGRGKVSMSINVEQLGFGRGEALPGPVLQPPPKYPPLDYKPTPFTITDQDNYMLEIKRDYAEFLRDTASYVQPIVVNKDIERYSDWFQDMMNDQTSYEEQYDWTVMPGELKPRNSSHKRRQDSIVKEPAKKKRDIDVEVRLKELERKESSQRSDVDDNGKEGDGDNEDDEKELEERPEEEEEELDEEMDDGTDYVNSYFDNGEAFDDEDDNLDDGPVY; encoded by the coding sequence ATGGCAAATCGTGGAAGAGGTAGAGGCAAGGTCTCAATGTCTATAAATGTCGAACAATTAGGGTTCGGCAGAGGAGAGGCGCTACCGGGTCCAGTTCTGCAACCACCACCGAAGTACCCTCCTTTGGATTATAAGCCAACTCCTTTCACAATAACAGACCAGGATAACTATATGctggaaataaaaagagaTTATGCAGAGTTTCTCCGAGATACTGCAAGCTACGTACAACCGATTGTCGTTAATAAGGACATTGAGCGTTATTCGGATTGGTTTCAGGACATGATGAATGACCAGACTAGTTATGAGGAACAATACGACTGGACTGTGATGCCAGGTGAATTAAAACCCAGGAATAGTAGCCATAAGCGCCGTCAAGATTCAATTGTTAAAGAGCCGGCTAAGAAGAAGAGAGATATTGATGTCGAGGTGAGGTTGAAGGAACTTGAGAGAAAGGAAAGTAGTCAACGAAGTGACGTCGATGACAATGGAAAAGAAGGAGATGGGGATAACGAAGATGATGAAAAAGAGCTAGAAGAACGTCccgaggaggaagaggaagaattAGATGAAGAGATGGATGATGGAACTGACTACGTCAATAGCTATTTCGACAATGGAGAAGCCTTTGACGACGAAGATGACAATTTAGATGACGGTCCTGTATATTGA
- the LOC124301037 gene encoding endoplasmic reticulum-Golgi intermediate compartment protein 2: protein MAILRRRKINLKAVKELDGFPKVPDTYIKQSAVGGTFSVLSFCVIAYLVIAETQYFLDTRLQFKFEPDNDFIDAKLKVNIDITVAMPCSRVGADILDSTNQNLMGFGTLEEEDTWWELTPEQRNHFDSLKYMNSYLREEYHAVHELLWKSNQLSLLSDMPKRKNYPNHTPDACRIYGSLDVNKVAGNFHITAGKSLSLPRGHIHISAFMTERDYNFTHRINRFSFGEPSPGVIHPLEGDEKISDHSMMLYQYFVEVVPTDVRNLLRSYKTYQYSVKDHQRPIDHHKGSHGIPGIFFKYDMSALKVKVTQQRDSVFRFLVKLCALVGGIFVTNGLLNNLVQVFWYLITCQFLKNQDPRNEEKLVVSSPVVQNETPSSVDLLTAASPPILNIELNSKK from the exons TTTCAGTGTTGAGTTTCTGCGTCATAGCTTACTTGGTGATAGCAGAGACGCAATATTTTCTCGATACTCGCCTGCAGTTTAAATTCGAGCCTGACAATGACTTCATAGATGCTAAACTAAAAGTCAATATTGACATAACAGTAGCGATGCCATGCAGTCGCGTGGGCGCCGACATACTAGATTCTACTAATCAAAATTTGATGGGATTTGGAACATTAGAAGAGGAGGACACGTGGTGGGAACTGACGCCTGAACAACGGAACCATTTCGATTCTCTCAAATACATGAATTCATACCTAAGAGAAGAGTACCATGCTGTCCACGAGCTTCTGTGGAAGTCTAATCAGTTGTCACTGCTAAGTGATATGCCAAAACG aaaaaattacCCTAATCACACTCCAGATGCTTGCCGCATATATGGCAGTTTAGACGTAAATAAGGTCGCTGGTAATTTTCATATCACTGCAGGAAAATCATTGTCACTCCCTAGAGGACATATTCACATATCTGCTTTTATGACCGAACGTGATTACAACTTTACACATAGAATCAACAGGTTTTCCTTCGGTGAACCAAGTCCTGGTGTTATACATCCACTtgaaggagatgaaaaaataagcgaCCATA GTATGATGTTATACCAGTACTTTGTGGAGGTAGTTCCCACAGATGTCAGGAATTTATTGCGGTCGTACAAGACTTATCAGTACAGTGTAAAAGACCACCAGCGGCCCATTGATCATCACAAAGGCTCGCATGGCATTCCTGGAATTTTCTTCAAGTATGATATGAGTGCTTTGAAAGTTAAAGTTACACAACAAAGAGATTCAGTATTTCGATTCCTAGTTAAACTTTGCGCTCTTGTTGGTGGTATCTTTGTTACTAATG GGCTGTTGAACAATTTAGTACAGGTATTCTGGTATTTGATCACGTGCCAATTTCTCAAGAATCAAGATCctcgaaatgaagaaaaactaGTTGTTTCGTCACCAGTTGTCCAAAACGAAACTCCAAGTTCTGTGGATTTGCTCACAGCAGCGTCCCCGCcgattttaaatattgaacttaattcaaagaaataa
- the LOC124301033 gene encoding N-acetyltransferase ESCO1, with the protein MSAGGDGSSVGLGEVFNNTPRRVQKRLFTSGTSSTKRTLFRDTQTASPSGGNSGDESDLGPMSPLALSDATPSSATNSPGKSLTSPVVGSTAAALVYLGSLDSNLWEMGTLNMGHDEANVVPSSPFSVLKTLTRSARYSQRRKTCPVLPEPVIPISDENEIVEETPPTSPKRSGKSSAWNESITETPKRKSFGKEIQNVQILDSSIVAETPYKDDSPMRRLITPLGSVSKEAALPRLHHRKSLNSLAATAQNSSPIDGKENILKRTARDVIIQTSAKLFKTDECTSAPKARAALFQERHQDFKVSTKVFYSSSPPQVLPKQDSPINIEQSEVRHGQKRRSLPNRSSRGRSSKRHKYGEINAGIGHRIRKPKVKKHISLADGFKKENVNDVSPIATSTETSFAESNVRNITQSMDNTLSNIHDEHSVEKCAMPQSRELAASPEIDTAKKFFKTNRTVSRKSLATVTVNDSIKLQVSHGKVKLESHRFMKRQNPHKKARISDLSLDANDLTVDDPSFGVPIDKTSVDNILKVLEDDWADDEYDTMEPLISTQKYAISPLKSSIMLNGMSMSPASELTSMTSVMNIKDAYGPTANLDQVSSNLDNSNQNKGTKLYPLFNKDFARTKSLIDSPKNVTRGTKRPAGWQLSVKNGAQDDRQYQLDVGQKQFGATQCPECRVVYQIGDPSDETSHQNYHDSMKILKFPGWKHERVVTTDSYTSSRIILVEASAPKYCWKKVSEILAVIDRDLGLADSKLSDYHNDKIYLYIREKEILGVLVAEYVTTGYRLIPDLQNIDCCSLQSSSIKCGIKVVWTAASYRKQGIATKLVDVLRANFYFGYVLSMDDIAFSIPTPGGKAFAEKYTSTKCFKVYN; encoded by the exons ATGTCCGCGGGCGGCGACGGCAGCTCCGTCGGGCTCGGGGAAGTCTTTAATAATACACCTCGACGAGTCCAGAAGCGGCTCTTCACTTCGGGAACTAGTTCGACCAAGCGAACCCTGTTCCGGGACACCCAAACAGCGAGTCCTAGTGGAGGAAACTCCGGGGATGAATCAGACCTTGGCCCGATGTCTCCCTTGGCACTGAGTGATGCTACACCAAGTAGCGCGACCAATTCGCCTGGTAAATCGCTTACTTCTCCGGTGGTTGGATCCACCGCAGCGGCCTTGGTATATCTTGGTTCCTTGGACTCTAATCTGTGGGAAATGGGGACGCTAAACATGGGCCACGACGAAGCCAATGTGGTACCGTCGTCTCCTTTCAGTGTCCTTAAAACGTTGACCCGATCGGCGAGATATTCTCAACGTCGCAAAACTTGTCCAGTTTTGCCAGAACCAGTGATTCCCATCAGTGACGAGAATGAAATAGTTGAAGAAACTCCGCCGACATCTCCCAAACGCTCTGGTAAGAGTTCAGCTTGGAACGAGTCTATAACTGAAACTCCCAAGAGAAAGAGTTTCGGCAAGGAAATTCAGAATGTACAAATTCTTGATTCCAGCATTGTTGCCGAAACACCTTATAAGGACGATAGCCCTATGAGAAGGCTGATTACACCTCTGGGTTCGGTTAGCAAAGAGGCTGCACTGCCCCGCTTACATCACAGAAAGTCTCTGAATAGCCTTGCTGCGACAGCACAAAACTCTTCGCCAATAGATggcaaagaaaatatattgaaaagaaCTGCCCGTGATGTAATTATACAAACTTCGGCAAAATTATTCAAGACTGACGAATGTACTTCCGCTCCCAAGGCCAGGGCTGCGCTCTTCCAAGAAAGGCATCAAGACTTTAAAGTGAGCACAAAGGTGTTCTACAGTTCTTCACCACCCCAAGTTTTACCAAAACAAGACTCCCCGATAAACATTGAACAAAGTGAAGTTCGTCATGGGCAAAAAAGGCGCAGTCTACCTAATAGAAGCAGTCGAGGGAGATCAAGCAAAAGACATAAGTATGGTGAGATCAATGCCGGGATTGGTCATAGAATAAGGAAGCCAAAAGTCAAAAAACACATCTCACTCGCTGATGGgtttaagaaagaaaatgttaACGATGTTTCTCCCATTGCCACTTCTACTGAGACGTCTTTTGCTGAGTCTAATGTTAGAAATATCACGCAAAGTATGGATAACACTTTGTCGAATATCCATGATGAACATTCTGTGGAGAAATGCGCCATGCCTCAATCAAGAGAGTTGGCAGCATCCCCTGAAATTGATACTGCAAAGAAGTTCTTCAAGACCAATAGAACTGTATCAAGAAAGTCTCTGGCTACTGTCACGGTTAATGATTCGATAAAATTACAGGTCTCACATGGTAAAGTAAAGCTAGAATCACATCGATTTATGAAAAGGCAAAATCCCCACAAAAAAGCCAGAATCTCTGATTTATCATTAGATGCCAATGATCTAACAGTCGACGATCCTAGCTTCGGAGTGCCTATAGATAAGACAAGTGTTGATAACATTTTGAAGGTATTGGAAGATGATTGGGCGGATGATGAATATGACACAATGGAGCCCTTAATAAGCACACAAAAATACGCAATATCGCCATTAAAGTCTTCAATCATGCTGAATGGCATGTCCATGTCTCCTGCCAGTGAACTCACTAGCATGACATCGGTAATGAACATAAAGGATGCATATGGCCCTACCGCTAACCTTGATCAGGTTTCTAGCAATCTTGATAACTCTAATCAAAACAAAGGAACAAAGTTGTATCCTTTGTTTAACAAGGACTTTGCAAGGACCAAAAGCCTGAT AGACTCACCCAAAAATGTTACCCGTGGCACCAAGAGACCTGCAGGCTGGCAATTATCTGTCAAAAATGGTGCCCAAGATGACCGTCAATATCAACTCGATGTTGGCCAGAAGCAGTTTGGTGCAACTCAGTGCCCTGAATGTAGGGTTGTTTATCAAATAGGAGATCCCAGTGATGAAACTTCTCATCAAAATTATCACGACAGTATGAAGATATTGAAATTCCCC GGTTGGAAGCACGAACGAGTAGTGACTACCGACAGTTATACCTCTAGTAGAATTATCTTGGTTGAGGCCTCAGCTCCTAAGTATTGCTGGAAGAAAGTATCAGAGATTTTAGCAGTTATTGACAGGGATTTGGGGTTGGCAGATTCGAAACTTTCTGACTACCATAATGACAAG ATATACCTGTAtattagagaaaaagagatCCTGGGTGTGTTAGTTGCTGAATATGTGACGACGGGCTATCGCTTAATTCCcgatttacaaaatattgatTGCTGCAGTTTGCAGAGCTCTTCTATTAAGTGCGGTATTAAAGTGGTATGGACAGCTGCTAGCTATCGGAAACAGGGAATCGCAACAAAGTTAGTGGATGTTCTAAG gGCCAACTTCTATTTTGGGTATGTCCTATCCATGGATGACATCGCTTTCTCAATACCAACCCCAGGAGGCAAAGCTTTTGCAGAGAAGTACACCAGTACTAAATGTTTCAAagtatataattaa